The proteins below are encoded in one region of Ornithinimicrobium avium:
- a CDS encoding phenylacetate--CoA ligase family protein, with product MPAVRDKIVAAFDAEVYDSGSMAEVSPWMALGSALDAPGMFCWQDLVYTEVCDPQDYRRVPYGQEGTPVYTTLERVSQPMIRLLSNDLTRWEAPDASRGRTYPFLPRGIYGRIDDMFVVRGENIYPSAIDDVVMGAPGYGGEHRIVITRDGSMDELVVQVEFDPAACGTPVEEWRARVETDLRTVLGVGALVVPTSPGTFPRTDFKARRVVDDRTLLDGLRKNGGAS from the coding sequence GTGCCGGCGGTCCGCGACAAGATCGTGGCCGCCTTCGACGCCGAGGTCTACGACTCCGGGTCGATGGCGGAGGTGAGCCCGTGGATGGCTCTGGGCTCGGCGCTCGACGCTCCGGGTATGTTCTGCTGGCAGGACCTGGTCTACACGGAGGTCTGCGACCCGCAGGACTACCGCCGCGTCCCGTACGGCCAGGAGGGGACCCCGGTCTATACCACCCTCGAGCGGGTCAGCCAGCCGATGATCCGCCTGCTGTCCAACGACCTCACCCGCTGGGAGGCGCCCGACGCGTCCCGGGGCAGGACCTATCCGTTCCTGCCGCGAGGGATCTACGGACGTATCGACGACATGTTCGTCGTGCGCGGCGAGAACATCTATCCCTCGGCGATCGACGACGTCGTCATGGGGGCTCCCGGCTATGGCGGTGAGCACCGCATCGTCATCACCCGCGATGGCTCGATGGACGAGCTCGTGGTCCAGGTGGAGTTCGACCCCGCCGCGTGCGGCACCCCGGTCGAGGAGTGGCGCGCCAGGGTCGAGACCGACCTGCGCACCGTCCTGGGGGTGGGAGCCCTCGTGGTACCGACCAGCCCGGGGACCTTCCCCCGCACCGACTTCAAGGCCCGGCGGGTGGTCGACGACCGCACCCTCCTCGACGGCCTGCGCAAGAACGGCGGTGCCTCATGA
- the meaB gene encoding methylmalonyl Co-A mutase-associated GTPase MeaB produces the protein MTATLVERVLAGDQGGIARLLTRIERRAPGVAEEIAALHEHTGTAHVVGITGPPGSGKSTLVSALAVEYRRQGRSVGILAVDPSSAYSGGAILGDRIRMNELSGDPDVYIRSLATRGALGGLSRAVVDGLSVLDAAGKDVILLETVGVGQVEVDIMGVAHSTVVVSIPGAGDAIQAIKAGLLEVADVHVVNKADSPGADRTVSELRDMLRLSRRKAFQWNVPVQKTSATRQEGVVELIAELDKHLGWMREHGVLDEHVHRLSATRVRWAAEETALRDLRPGVPEFDAAVDEVAQRRTDPLTAARTLLGHHEATTPDPATNPKEG, from the coding sequence ATGACGGCCACCCTCGTAGAGCGTGTCCTGGCCGGCGACCAGGGAGGCATCGCACGTCTCCTGACCCGGATCGAGCGCCGCGCCCCGGGCGTGGCCGAGGAGATCGCCGCCCTCCACGAGCACACCGGCACGGCCCACGTGGTCGGGATCACCGGGCCGCCCGGGAGCGGGAAGAGCACCCTGGTCTCGGCGCTGGCGGTCGAGTACCGCCGGCAGGGCCGATCGGTCGGGATCCTGGCCGTCGACCCGTCCAGCGCCTACTCCGGCGGCGCGATCCTGGGTGACCGGATCAGGATGAACGAACTGTCCGGAGACCCCGACGTGTACATCCGCTCGCTCGCCACGCGCGGCGCCCTGGGCGGTCTTTCCCGTGCCGTGGTGGACGGTCTGTCCGTGCTCGACGCAGCAGGCAAGGACGTCATCCTGCTCGAGACCGTCGGCGTCGGGCAGGTAGAGGTCGACATCATGGGCGTGGCCCACTCCACCGTGGTCGTCAGCATCCCGGGCGCCGGCGACGCGATCCAGGCCATCAAGGCCGGCCTGCTCGAGGTCGCCGACGTGCACGTCGTCAACAAGGCCGACTCCCCCGGAGCCGACCGGACCGTCTCCGAGCTGCGCGACATGCTCCGCCTGTCCCGCCGCAAGGCCTTTCAGTGGAACGTCCCCGTGCAGAAGACGTCCGCGACCCGCCAGGAGGGCGTCGTCGAGCTGATCGCCGAGCTCGACAAGCACCTGGGCTGGATGCGTGAGCACGGGGTCCTGGACGAGCACGTCCATCGGCTGTCCGCGACCCGCGTCCGGTGGGCCGCCGAGGAGACCGCCCTGCGGGACCTGCGCCCCGGCGTGCCCGAATTCGACGCTGCTGTCGACGAGGTGGCCCAGCGGCGCACAGACCCGCTGACCGCTGCCCGCACGCTTCTCGGCCACCACGAGGCCACCACGCCCGACCCCGCCACGAACCCGAAGGAAGGTTAG